The Aspergillus luchuensis IFO 4308 DNA, chromosome 6, nearly complete sequence genome segment TatttggtggatgaggattaCCGAATAGCTAATGAATGGAAGCTGCGGTTCACTTCTTGATGATATATCTGCTTTCATATAGGGTTCAACTAGACAATGTTTCACCCCGAAGATGGATACTGACTGTTGTTCACATCATAGACAAGACTGATATATTTATCCCATATTAGCAGGTCAATGATCaatgaataaatattaaacgCAGTTCTGTTGTATAATACACTCGCTTAGATTCACGTTGATTATGTCCCCAAGGTTAAGATCTCGCTCTCCCCAAATGCCATTTCCTATAATGACAAGTAAGCCTTCTTTGACTTCCTCAGTTGAAGGGGGGATTCGGGAAGCGCTACGCCTCTAGGGCGAAGGTAGCCTCTATGTTCCCTTCGTGTTCACTGATGTCTTCTGATAACTATGTGGTAGAGAAGAATTGACTCTGGGACACTTTTCGCGTGGGGTGTCTTAATATGTCAGTCATTGAAGAGACATCCTGAAACTATACTATGGCCAGTCAATATCAAGGGACACATACTACGGGGTAAGGCCATAAGAGACATGCAATCCACAAGAAGTAATACGCTAGTCTAAAGACACACATTCCAATTTGAAATTATGCAACATTCCAAATTCTTGTGGGGGTCATTTGTATGGCACATCTTACACGGTATGCTAGAGTGGTCAGATTTGAGGTGAGATTAAGTAGAGGAATAATGGTATTTGGACATATTATTTGAATGTGTGTAACCCCCAAGTTCAGCTGCTTTCATTTATAAGGGCACCCAAATCTTCCCTACACATAGATAGCTCTTCTTTCACCAATGATTATCCTTCGTTGGGTGATTTGGGGAGTCCTAATTCAGCGCAGTGCATAATATTTGACAATACTATTGCATAAGATGCATCTGCTATAGTACTGGATCTTCCTACTCTGTTACACGATGAGACATATTGAGGAATTTATGAAATTTAGGGTAGGTCAGAGTGTATTCAAGCGGCTTCAAGCTTCATTCTCAGCCCTGATGATATGCGGCCCGTGATAGTACCcactattattatctagaaataacTTGATAGCATACATAATAACAAGTACAACTGCCGAGAGAGTAACTAACGTGAGCCCTCAGCTTTATACCGGGATTCTCTACGTGGTCGACATCGTAAGAATGCTAGCTACGATAGAGTCATCCTAGACCAATCTTGTTCTCCTTGAGCTATGGGTCGATACTTAGGCTTAGTGGCTTGGTCATTTGGAATGCATGTCCGGCTGGTCTCAGCCTGCAGCAAAAGAAACCATACAGTAGATAATACGGGAGTGGGTCACAAGAAAGCATTAGGAAGGGTTGTTCACCGGCACGTCGATCGCGGATTTCTGTAATTATTCGAGCCGCAAATAGATACTCCGTACACAGCGTCTGATCATACACAATAGTTGTGATTTTGAATATTTAAAGACCACATGGTGCCTGCCTTTGCGGAAGAGATATCAGAGTTCTTCTAGCAATCCTCATCTGTTTATATACTCCTCGCTGCTGACTATGAAGCTCCATCTTCTGTTATCCACTCTGTTCGTTGGTGCGATAGCCCAATCTCCCATCTTACACAACCTCAATGGACAAATTTTTCGTCAGCTTAGACATTGTGAGAAAGACTTTGCTCGACTTCCCGAGAGTGAAGTAGTGGGAGTAAGCTTCCTTGAGCGTACCCTTCAATTCAACACTCTTAACAGCCTACTAGTTTATTGACAGCTGTTCGAAAGAGATTGTGACCACCGTGGATGAAGCCACGAAGAATGCGGAGAATGGCGGAAGTCCtgtggaagatgatgcatgGCGAATTCTACCAAGCTGGGGTCGTGTATAAATGCCCCTTCTTAACTTGGTATATAATATGCTAACGACTAGGAGGCCGACGCTGAGCTCGAAATATTTCTGAGGAAGGTTACCAGACAGGAGAGCTATGTCAGCGCAGTTGGGAAAAGATCCTTGGTGCTATCTGACCTGCAGAAAATGAAGCAATCATTAATCGTGAGCTCCGCTATGTGAACTTCTTTTTACATTACATGCGCGTACTAAGATAAGTGAATTGTCGCAGGCATATACGAATGTTCTTGTTGACCTTGCTCCAACccaagataaaaaaattctcAGATTTCACATAGATGGAGATCTTGTCCCCATGCTTGACAGAGCAATAGCTGCTTATAAGAGCTGATGTCCTCTATGCTCGGAAATAAGGGAAACTCGTCGACCTCTCTTTTGATAGTTGATGTGGTTTCCTTCATAGTGCTATTTGTCACTAGTCATTGCTATCAAGTGCTAAGTAActagaagggggagggggatgattAGCATGCCAGGTGAGCCCCTACTCTTGGGGTTCAACGAAATTTGGATGATTCGAGTTGTACTGTTCCGCTCCTGTGATTATTGTCTTCATGGAACTTTCGCTGTAATGGAGCGGATGGCCCAGTAGATTGATTAGAAAACGCTGAGAAACTACTCTGACTTGAGCCCATCTTCCCGGCATTGCAATAGGTCAACGACGAGACATCCTTAGTTCTTGTTATATTATAAGCCTTTCACTCTGTTCTGTAAAACCGTGTCtgtaaatatcttaaaaatcATATGGGAACCAATATTTTCTGGACACCAATTCCAAGTTTCTACTATCTTCTAGAAGTACTGGTCTGTTCGCTTTACCCGCCGGTTTCTTATGATCTGTAACTGTTGTTGAGGGTTAATGCCGGCATTGCAGTATAGGCTCTTTTCGTGCATCAGATGATCGGGGCCAAGAAATCGAGGCTGCGATGGACTCTCGGAAGACGTCCCCGCATATCCGTTTTTCCCTGATCCCTGCAGCAGACATGTATCTGCACCATGAAGTGACATTAAAGTCTATGCACTGCCCTGCTTCAATACTTTCTTCATCGAAGTGGACCTAGTGGCAGTTAGTCTGAAGATTGAGCAGTCTATCTGCGTTTTGACGATTGTTTACAATGTGTAGGCAGCCAGCATGACATCTTGAGCGTTCACTTGGTTCGATTCGGGACCTATTATTATCGTATACGCGAACACACTCTCTGAACATGGGTGCTTTCCTATCTGGAAGCGGACACGGCAGATTTTCAACCTCCGCCGATGCATCTTGGCAAAGATGTCCGTGGAAGAATCGGAATAGATCTGCAGAAGATGCCTGGTTTAAGTCACAAATTTCTGGGCATGATATGACTTCCGCGATACCATTGAACAGTGCGTCTGCAGCCAACTGAGGAGCTGCTGGTGTGTATACCTCATGCCCCAGGTTTGTCAATCCGTGGACGGCATCCCACCATAACATGTCTAGCGTGACCAGAAGTTATATGatctcttcttggccttcatTGTGCGCATAGGATTATGAATCTGCTTTGGTGAGTTCTTTCTTGGGAACGGCAATTGAGCCGGAGAACGTGGGGAAGGATGTTTGGAAAAACGGATGTCATGCCTTCTATACGGGTAAATCTCATTGTGGCATCGAATCAGACGCAGTAATGAAAAGAATAAGGCAATTCATGAGCTGTGTGTGGGGATGAGTATTCATAACCCCTAGAGATGAAGGAAGATATAAAGTCAGCCTTGATCCTGTCGACGAAAGAACAGTTCAAACCAGAGCAGCGCCTCAAATACCAAAACTGGAGATTTCTCATTATTCTTTGGTTGCATCAAGATGAAGGAAATAAATACCGTCAGCTGTCTGACaacccttctctcccttaCTGCCAAAATAGCTGCTCACGGCCATGTGAGCAATATTGTCATCAATGGTGTCTCCTACCGTGGCTGGGACATCAACTCGGATCCCTACAATTCAGATCCTCCGGTGGTAGTCGCATGGCAGACACCGAACACTGCGAACGGATTCATTACGCCGGACGAATATGGCACGGATGATATCATCTGCCACCTGGATGCCACTAATGCCGAGGGGCATGCAGTCATTGCCGCAGGAGACAAGATCAGTCTTCAATGGACCACCTGGCCTGACAGCCACCACGGACCAGTCATCAGCTATCTTGCAAACTGCGGTTCGAGCTGCGAGACGGTAGACAAGACAACGCTCGAATTCTTCAAGATTGACGGTGTTGGCCTTGTTGATGACTCGAGTGTGCCTGGCACTTGGGGAGATGATCAATTGATCGCAGACAACAATACATGGCTGGTCGAGATTCCTCCTGATATTGCACCCGGATATTATGTTCTTCGCCACGAACTGATTGCCTTGCATGGGGCCAGCAGCGAGAATGGAGCACAGAACTATCCTCAGTGTTTCAACCTCCAGGTCACCGGGTCAGGTACTGCCGAGCCTTCCGGCGTACTCGGTACGGAGTTGTATAGTCCGACAGACCCCGGAATCCTCATCGATATTTACCAGTCACTGTCCACTTACGAGGTACCTGGACCGACATTGATTCCGGAGGCAGTGTCAGTTGTGCAATCGAGCTCGACCATCACAGCATCCGGGACACCCGTGACGGGGACCGCTGCGTCCGCTACATCGTGAAACGGGCTTGATTGAGAAACTGTGGCTGCGGTCGGCATGATATGGACTCACCCTCCGATTGGTCTGTAGCAATGTAGGGAGGAAATGGGTCATTGAGCCAATTCGAAATCTGCTCGTTTAGCGGCGTAATTGCTGCTTACACCTTcgcttcttgcttttctggAAGTTTCCTGCCTGTGCATCCACTTCTTCGTGTGGATTAGTcgaatattaaattataacaATCGCTTCGGTTCGTAACAAGAAGAGTACTAttttcatctccatctaGATCATCTAGTAGTAGAACGAGAAGAATATGGGCATCGACACTAATTCGATGCAGGCTCTGATAGTTCAAGAATGTGGCGTACAACCCACATGTTTGGCCCAACCGCAAGGGGCGGCAGAGAGGAAGGATCCCTCAGCAGTGCGTAAGCAAGGTGCGATGTCAGGCTCCGCACTCCTCAGACACACCAGTTGGAGCTATTCATCAGCATCCATCATGGGAAGCACTAATCAAAAGGCGGTCTAATCGCCGCCACGGGGGGTGTGTCTCCGCTGTGTTTTGAGGTCACCTGGCTGACCGGACGGCTCGAAGAGGGAAAGCCAGTTGGTGTTCAGGTATCCGCGGCCTTCCACGTTTTCCACGGGGGAATTTTCTCACCAGACGGCGAATTTCCGCATTCTTGTTTCTGAGTCATTCCGACAACCAAGCTTTGTGGGGATCGGAGATACGAGAGTTGCTACTGTAATCGTATCCAAGAAAGATGCATAGTAACAATGTTCCTGTTTCCAATTTCCACCAACATCGATGTACCTAACCTCTCTTGCTGTGATACCTACCGCCTGGACTAAACCCGTGGACCGACAGTGAAAAGACTGGGGTTGACGCCATCTCCACGGATGCGGGCGAGCTGACCCTGGTTTACCCCGGAACACCTCCGCTTAATTAAGAACTAATCCTAGTCGATCGTAAAAGCCGAGTGTCCGGGGGAAGCTAACCCCATGCATTCGAAAgccccatccccacccctAGTTACATCCGAGCTGATGGCTTAAGCGAGCGCCCGTAGCCTTTCTTTGCCACCCAACGGTTCTGACAGGAGCACAGGAGGCAACTCACTATTATTTGCTGGTGATTATGCTCTTATTTCTGCGCGTGGCGTTTTTTGTTTGTGGGGAGCATAAGATCCCCACGTTTCtctccacagcagcagccttctcctcctatCTTTCCCCAATCGTGACTACCCCAGAGATGATACGTACATCCCTCCACTCTTCCATCATGGATCAGCCTAGAATCACCCTTGGTAGTTGATTAGCGCTGTACTTCGATGTGGTCCTAGCTCTGGGAATTGCGAGGGAGGCTAGACGAGCAATGCCTGACCCATATAAACCTTTGCCTCTCTTATCTGggtttctcttttttttcttgttagGTCGCTAGgtcacttcttcttcctcacccctTTTTGGCCCTCAGACGCCAGAAAAACTTCCTCTTTGACTGGCCGTCTTGCCTCACTCTCCCTTTCACCAACTCATTCTATCAGACTTCTATCTGTTGTGTGGCTTGCTGGCAGCCATCATGTCTCATATCGAAACGACCGAGGACGTTCGGTCTACTCCCTCGCCCAAGACCCATGAGGAGACCCACATCGAGAAGAACAGCAGCGAATACTTTGAAAAGATTGAAGAAGGACCTACTTCATATGCTGAGATTGCTGCGGCATCTCTTTCGCCCTCTCATCGAGAATACCTCCTGCAGCGTCATGGAACCTTGGACCTCGATCCTATCCCGAGTCCGTCGGGCGCAGACCCGTACAACTGGCCTACCTGGAAGGTATGAGCACGGTTTCCACCACTGCATTTTCAATTACTGACTGTATGTCATTGATTGTAGAAATTGATTaacctcatcctcgtcgccttCCATGCCTGCATGGGAACATTCACCGCCTCGATTATTCCAGCCTATGAAAGTATCGCGGAGGATCTTGGGGTTTCTATGCAAAGAGCCAGTTATCTTACTTCGCTTCAGATTGCGATTCTAGGAGGTGCACCTCTGTTCTGGAAGCCCTTGGCGAATCGCTTCGGACGCCGCCCTATTTTCCTTCTGTCTACCATCTGCAGCTTGGTATGCAACATTGGTTGTGCGAAGAGTCCAACCTACGCTTCTATGGCCGCCTGTCGAGCATTGacggccttcttcatctcgccGGCAGCGGCTATTGGAAGTGCTGTTGTTACCGAAACCTTCTTTAAGAAAGACAGAGGCCGTTATCTGGGTGTCTGGACATTAATGGTCACCTTGGGTGTTCCAGTTGGTCAGTTTGCCCTACATCATTAGCGTTGTGTCCTACTGACTGTATTATAGGTCCCTTGATCTACGGTTTCATCACATACCGCGTAGGATACCGTTGGATCTTCTGGGTGCTGGCCATCACCAACGGTGTTCAGTTCATcctgtatatattctttgGTCCTGAGACCCGCTACATCGGCGGTAGTACCGAGGGCATGTCCGACTTCAAGGCTCAATACCTATCCTTCCGCCGCATTGACCCAACACCACTCACACTTCGCGAATTCTTCCACCCATTGACGATGGCCGCACGTCCTAGCGTCATGATTCCCGCCTGCGCTTATGCTATGGTATTCTTGTTCGGCAGTGTCATGATCACAGTCGAGGTGCCCCAACTTCTACAGACAAAGTTCGGCCTCAATGCGGAGCAACTGGGTCTTCAGTTCATTGGGGTTATTATCGGCACAGTCCTAGGCGAGCAGATTGGAGGTTCCATGTCCGACTTTTGGATGCGCCGACGTGAGCGCAAAATACAGCACAAGCCGGATCCCGAGTACCGACTCTGGCTCAGCTATCCCGGAGTGATCCTGACTATTGTCGGTGCCATTGTATTCTTGGTCTGCACTGAACAGGCTGCTCCAAACCACTGGGTTGTGTCGCCAATCATCGGCACAGCCATTGCTGCCTTTGGCAACCAGCTTGTGACGACCGTTCTGGTCACTTATGCGGTGGACTGCTATCCGGAAGATTCCGGTAGTGTTGGCGTTTTCATCACGTTTGTTCGCCAGGTATGGGGGTTCATTGGTCCGTTCTGGTAGGTCACCCATCGTCTTAACTAGAAGTGAGAGCATAGACTAATATGGCATATAGGTTCCCCGACATGTTCGACAACGTTGGTGTTGCGGCCAGCTCAGGTGTCTCAAGTGCGTTGATGTTTGCTGTCAGCTTCCTGCCAGTGATTGCCGTCCATATGTTTGGAAGGAAGTGGCACAAACATAACTAGCTTGATGTATTTTACGACGGATGTATTTCTTATGACTTGACCTGAATTGATTTTATCACCATTCTTACAAAATCAGCAGtatgatagtagtagtttattGTTCTGTAAAGCTTCGGTTAAGATAGAAAACATCGACACGTTAGAAATATACAAAGAATTCTACTGCATATCGACTTATCACTATATGTATAATCATAAACACACACACTATATTATCCAGATCAGAACCTCTCGACCCCAAATACCAGCCCATAGCGTGATAGTAGTGTCTCTATACATACCCAACCTCGATTCACGACCTTGAAACAGATACTACCATATACGCAAATATGAACAACCACCACGCACCCTACCTATCCACACACCCACCTTCCAGACTACACATACAATAAACCATAACACAACCCAAGACAGACAATATATTAAGCCAAGGAACTAAAACAAAGAACCCAAGTATAACTTACCTACCgcccaaccaaccaaccccacaACCAAAACAGTTAAACACCATCAACcaatcaccatcctccagccAGGAGACAGCAATCATTTCAAACCAGTCTAGATCTCCACATACcagaatactactactattacctGCCTCatcccttctcccctccacccacaaTACCCACACCACCGTGGCGTGCCCTCACAGCTTACGCCAGAGAGTCAATAGTTGACGCCACGCGAGGAAACGTGGCGCTGTGGGGAGCCAGTTAGATTATGTGTTTGTTTCCCACAGGAGGGGCGTGTTAACATCTTGTTCTGGCTGATGGGGTCTTGTGGGGGGTGAGGGATAGAGGGTCTTCGTGCTGTTGAGCGGTGGATGGTAGTGGGGGGTATGTGGTGTATTGTGTGTCTTGTTCGTGTCTCCACTGGGTGTcggtgtggtggttgttggagatTGCTATGGATTGTTGGGTAGGTGTGATAATTTGTGGAGGGGATCGTAATTTTGTGGTGGATGTGCTGTGGACCTATACATGATGCTTTGGGGTGAGCTGCTTGCCtggggatgaggagtggGTTCACTGGGATGGTTAATGAGTAGAAGATAGGGTACGTTATAGCTATAGATTACTAACTCCATTATCAAAAGTGTATGGTTGTATTCATGATAGTACCCGAAGTGATGATATATGTTGCAACATCACCCAATCCATCTACCATAACTAGCTTGAGGGTGTCAATGATTCTATCCCATTCCACACCTCATATCCCACACTCAGTTGGGACAACATGTCAGGCCAAGCACATCCAACAGCACTGATTTGTAAGGCTGAATGCCAACAGTACTAGTTGCGTCAACTCCACGCATCTGCCAACCCAACAGCGTAACAGAACCGAGGATCATCCCCAGACCACATCAGCAATGATTATCCTCCGCACTCTCCACACCCCACGAATCTCTCCACACTCGTATCTAGGAGTCACCGAGGTCATATTCTCAATCCCCGTGAGTTTTTGAATTCAGGCCAAGAAGTCACCGTGAAACAACTCAACAATGACCTACCTCAAATCTCCCGCAGAGACCGTTGTAACCCTGAAACAAACTCCCCCGCATTTCTTCCCCATGTTGATCCTCCGGTTCACAAAAGCATATTGTTAAAAGTTACTCCGGCCCAGGGTTCCCGTCTTTATTCCTTAAAATAATACGAGCAGGGATAAATTATCTTAAACTTACTTTCGTCCATCATAGCTACCAAGTCGAAAGTCAGTATGATGTCTATATTGCATGTGCAATGATCCTTATCTCCGAGAGTGGAGTCGGGGATAACGCGGACGAACCCGACCAGAACGGTTAAGCGCGAAAAGCTACTCCCCAGCAGGCAGCAGAGATGCAACCCACGCAAGAGCTATGACGATCTTGGTGTATTAGGAGAGCAGAGCTGAAGCTTAtagaagagctggaagatgtttctccttgatcttctccagacGATACTTCTCTTCAAGGTTCCATTGCTGAGCCAATTTGCGCCACCCAGTCGGGCCCCCACCTCTGGCGGCGCTTTCGAATGCTCGGCCGACGCTATCAAGTCATTGCTGCCGGAGGGGTCGAAGGTCCTTTATGCTTCCCATTatgatgccgatgatagCTTCACCCCTCCGCTTGAGCACAATTCTGGCGCCTCTAGGATCTCGTCGTATGTGCTTCCCAGGAGCGCTTGTGTCTTTCAGGCGAATTTGACACTGCCTGGGGAGACGGAGCATAGtgtgggggtggtgttgccGGATGATTGGAATGGGAGGTTCTTGTATGTGTTTGTTGGATTGTTTGGTAGGTGCAATGTGTGCTAAGGTGTGTACAGGACTGCGGGAAATGGGGGTTTCTCGGGAAGTGTTAGTTGGGGATCTATTGTATGTTCAATACCCATCATCTATGCAGATTGGAACATGGAGTCGCTCACATAACGATGTCATGGATAGATTGACGCCTCTTGGTATGGATTCGCGGCTGTATCTACAAATACAGGCCACGAGAGCTCCGGTGCCGAGTGGGCGTACCATAACCAAGAAGCTCTCGCCAACTGGGGCTACAGGGCCATGCACGATGCAGTTGTCAATGGCAAGTCTGTGACGGAGCAGTACTATGGAAAGAAGATTGCCTACAGTTACTACCGCGGCTGCTCCGCGGGTGGAAAGCAGGGTCTCAAGGAAGTGGAGATGTTCCCTGATGATTTCGACGGAGTGATTGCTGGAGCTCCCGCCTGGTGGACGACTCATCTGCAACTGTGGAACATGATTGTTGGTATTTGGAACTCACCAGCAGAGTCGCTACATCATCTGTCGAACGAACATATTGATCTTTTGGCCCACGAGGTCATTCGCCAATGTGATCCTCAGGACGGGGTGGAAGACAATGTCGTCATGAATCCGGATGCATGTATCTTCCATCCGGAAGCTCTTCTGTGTGCGGATGACGCTGAAGATCCCTCCGCTTGCCTGAACACAGAGCAGATCAAGACGGTCTACAAGCTCCACAACGACTGGGTGGAAGCAAACCACACATTCGTCTTCCCACATCTCACTCTGAGCAGCGAGTGGAAGTGGAGCGGCTtggtttcttctccatcgaGACTGGGTACTGACTACGTCAAATGGATGCTCCAGTTGGGCGATGATTGGAGATGGGAGGATTGGGACCCCAAACTGATCCAGTTATCAGATGAGCTGAACCCTGGAAACGCCACGACCGATGACTACGACCTCTCCCCTTTCTATAACAAGGGAGGCAAGCTTCTCCACTATCATGGCTGGTCAGACTGGTCTATCGCTGCGGGATCGAGCATCTATTTCTATGACCAGGTCGTCAATGCTTTACGGCCGAAGGGGATAAACCCGGATGATTTCTATCGCTTCTATCTGATTCCCGGAATGGGGTGAGTCTATCGTCGTACTTCGAGTCATATTGCCAGTTACTGACGTTCCCAGTCACTGCGGAGGC includes the following:
- a CDS encoding putative endo-1,4-beta-glucanase (CAZy:AA9;~COG:G;~EggNog:ENOG410PNFI;~InterPro:IPR005103;~PFAM:PF03443;~SECRETED:SignalP(1-22)), giving the protein MKEINTVSCLTTLLSLTAKIAAHGHVSNIVINGVSYRGWDINSDPYNSDPPVVVAWQTPNTANGFITPDEYGTDDIICHLDATNAEGHAVIAAGDKISLQWTTWPDSHHGPVISYLANCGSSCETVDKTTLEFFKIDGVGLVDDSSVPGTWGDDQLIADNNTWLVEIPPDIAPGYYVLRHELIALHGASSENGAQNYPQCFNLQVTGSGTAEPSGVLGTELYSPTDPGILIDIYQSLSTYEVPGPTLIPEAVSVVQSSSTITASGTPVTGTAASATS
- a CDS encoding uncharacterized protein (COG:S;~EggNog:ENOG410PIYI;~InterPro:IPR011118,IPR029058;~PFAM:PF07519;~SECRETED:SignalP(1-27)); its protein translation is MFLLDLLQTILLFKVPLLSQFAPPSRAPTSGGAFECSADAIKSLLPEGSKVLYASHYDADDSFTPPLEHNSGASRISSYVLPRSACVFQANLTLPGETEHSVGVVLPDDWNGRFLTAGNGGFSGSVSWGSIIDASWYGFAAVSTNTGHESSGAEWAYHNQEALANWGYRAMHDAVVNGKSVTEQYYGKKIAYSYYRGCSAGGKQGLKEVEMFPDDFDGVIAGAPAWWTTHLQLWNMIVGIWNSPAESLHHLSNEHIDLLAHEVIRQCDPQDGVEDNVVMNPDACIFHPEALLCADDAEDPSACLNTEQIKTVYKLHNDWVEANHTFVFPHLTLSSEWKWSGLVSSPSRLGTDYVKWMLQLGDDWRWEDWDPKLIQLSDELNPGNATTDDYDLSPFYNKGGKLLHYHGWSDWSIAAGSSIYFYDQVVNALRPKGINPDDFYRFYLIPGMGHCGGTSDLMNAPWVIAGDGQSSSLGRDGNVHSVPGHEDAKHDVVLAMMNWVENGTSPDELIATKFVNDKDPEEGVYRQRPLCVYPAEARYKGSGDINAAENWECRGYNGTDTGDNLV